The Lathyrus oleraceus cultivar Zhongwan6 chromosome 5, CAAS_Psat_ZW6_1.0, whole genome shotgun sequence genome includes the window GTGAGAGGGGATGAAGATTAAGAACATTTGAGAGGGAGAGAGAAACAGAGTTTGAGGTTTGAAAAACTTGAAGGTGTAGGATAAATGTGCGTGTAGTGTGAAAATATGAGTGATGTGAGTTTAAATAAACAATTTTTGCAATGATGACAAAAAGGTGTGTGAATTCATGGGGGGAAGTGTAAAGTTTTAgacctaattccaagaattgttAAACCTAATGTGTCACGCTTTAATCAtgcatgctcagaaagtgggacaatTGTCTCCACTAAGAACCACACAAAATCAAACGACAAAACAACCATTAAATGCAGCAACTGTTCAGAATCGGGAATAAAAATTGATAAGATTGCTTATGATCAtaacctttctgattcatgaaaacttccttacttcagaaagcttCAAGTTTCAGAGTCCCAAAGCAAAACAATCTCAGAATCTTACCTAGAGTTCTAGAGACTTTACATTCTGAATAACATCTTTTCATTCTAGACATGGTCTCATAAATAGGTTTTCCATAATGAATATGAATTTATCTTCAACAAGGGGTTTTATAAAAATGtcatcccattgatggtctgtacCAACATATTTTAAGTGAAAAATTCCCTTATCTACAGAGTCACGTAAAAGGTGatattttatttcaatatgcttagccctagaatgcaagataggattcttagacaaacagataacagaagtattatcatagagaatatgaatgttactctcagatatctgataatcttccaactgactcttcatccagagtatctgagtgcTGCATCTAGAAGCTACGATATATTCGGCTTCAGTTGTTGATAGCATAATTGGTGATTGTCTCTTGTTGGAGCATGAGATTAAGGTGTCTCCCAGAAATTGGAAACTTTCAGAAGTACTTTTTCTTTCAACTTTATCTCTAgcatagtcagcatcacaatagcctactaatttatactcacttattttctataaaataaaccaagaTTAGTAGTACTTGTCGTGGTGAAGAATCGGGGACCAAACTATTGattagacttgactcatgaatcaaaatatcaccaccgaaatttaatttatccaagggaaggggaaaagattcaaaaataaCCTAATATGTATATCAAaagctagaagattaaacttaagctaagcaaAAAAGGGGGGAGATTCTAAGGCACATGGAtgtgttatgaaaagggaaggtattgACACCCTAATCATATGTAGTACTCTACAGAAACcttttaaatatatgtgtttggtttaaaattattttctatttgattggggagatgagaaaaagaacatctttttattgtttgatgatttggagagacattgagtcttatgcctacgtactcgtgaaggatcaaaatctcgtagttcgggttcaaaagtaagaagggatttgttggggttgattttataAGAAAGAGACAAATTGTCATATTTAGGAGAAAACTCACTTTTAAACCACCAAAATcatgtggaagatagatctttgcatcaaattgaaagaagggctctcacttggatatagaatcaataagtatgccacatacctcttccaaatggaaaaaaatcaatatcaatctcaacaatgttatgggATAGGAGATTTAAATATCAACTAGGCatgactcatgtctaatccttttatgaaaaggttttaaacatggaaaagccaaagtggcaaaagggtttgaattaagtttatgttttttaggtattatgaaaagatctttgaatatgcttaagtgttttgaatcatttaattaagaaataaaagggaaaccaatgacctaagtcaaagtttattatgaaagtggttataagaaggagagagagagagagagagagagagagagagagagagagagaaatcCTAAGTTTTACATTCAGGGGAACCTAAGATTGTATCTAAAAGTTTTGGATTAAGGGGAAGCAAAATTTTATAGAATGCAGATGAACAtacacatgcaaaatgacaaaaatGTCATGATTCAtttcccttggatataaacaatATAACAAGGTTGAACATGCATTAATATTAAGGCACAAAATATGGCTAAATACAATGGTAATAACAAGGTTAGTGATGTGTGAGTTACGATATTTATCATGGtttttaggcattgagataaacataaacaagacatgacgaagtttcacataatatcacaagacacaacacattgatggtgaagacaaaatcatatttgacatggtaaaagcattcattggtacatggtaaacacaacatgaatcaatttaggtcaaacatgcatcacattataagtcttcacaaaataaacattaaacttgaatcaaagttcatgataagaccaaacttaagtggaaaacttaatcacctcctaaccattcattcaaacatgttttcaaggtgaatcaattgaTACATTATATGAACATAATAAAGTTCAAACATGTTAAGGATACCAATCAACATTTAAAAGATTGTGTTTTAATCATACAAGCtttcaacatcaagaacaaacAAGACATAAGCCAAAAGAATCAATTAGGAGCCTTAAAAAAACACTTAAAGCACATGTTTTCCATCTAAATAAaatttttgggatttttttgtgtcatcataaaatagacattctcatgaacacatgGAAAAAAGAATGAGTAAAAAATGTTAAGGAATCATGAAGTTATGgatatttgaagttatgaagaaaaatgaacatttaacaagtgAGAAAAAAATAAACATTACTCTGACCAGGTTTGGAACCATGTCAAGAGACTTAACAAACCAGTGTTTTACCATCCAGATTCATTAGGTCATTCAATATAGTTGTTACCTTCTTCATCTTTTCAATGTTAAGATTCTTGAAAATAATCTTCTTATAACTTGTTCCATCAGACGGTTCAACAACTGTAATGTGATCCATAACAGATTCAACTTCCTTGGCCTTGTTAAACCATAACTCCATCATATCAATAACCTCCTTTGTAACCTGAATCTCGCTCCCACTATTAATATTGATAAAAAGATCTGAAATCGGGATAAGAAAATGACAACATATAACAACAtaaaacaataacaacaacatacaacaacaaaaAATCATAAACTCTCAAACATGAAGAAAACCGTGTGAAAATCATGTGAAACATGAAAACAACATACAAGAAAAAGAAAGAacgaggaagaagaagaaaacattTATGTATGAAGCTACAACTAATGACGAAGAAGAAGCGGGAAAATGTGTGCTAGGATTTTGCTGTGATAGACACGGCGATACTGTCAAGAAGGAAGATCTAATTCTTTTATATTATATATGAGTAAACAATTTCACCACGGTTTTATCAAAAAACCATGAGAAGTGTAATGACTTTCACAACGGCTCACATTAATAATCGTGGTATAcgtattttaattttaatttaaatattataaTTATAAGGACAACATTAATTGTAAcgaaaaaatagaaaattattGGAGTTGAGATTCCAACTCTGTCACTCCATAAATGTATAATCGTGGTTTATTAGTTTCACCGTAGTGAAATGTATTTTCGTAAATATAAATAAACAAAGTGCGtccaaaaatgagtttttatCACGGTTAACAGTCACACCGTTGTAGTTTAGTGCGAAGAAAAGTCTATTTTCTAGTAATGTGAATAAACTCACTTATATTTTACCTCAATATTACTCAAAACTAAGGTAACATGGTTttcttttaaaataaaataaaaaaaataaaatatattacAACCCAAACGCCACATATCTCTTTGTGTATGTTAAAAATTGAAGgaaaatgtttttttttatatatatttgcATTATTTTCATAGAATATTTAAATGAATTGTTTAAACCAATAAAAAGTTTGGCAATAGATTCTTGGAGAACAACCTATCTTTTCACATTTCTGATAAATTATCTTTTTCAAATAAGATAATTTTTTTGGTACTTGCAATCCATGTCAGAGAGATTTCATTATATTGAGCAAATATTTTCATGGCAAATGCTTTCACATGAAAGAGAACATGAAAGAGAATGTGAAAGATAAATGGATGACTATTTTTAagaataaatttctcaatgttgtcaaccgtgaaaaataataaatttctcaatgttttctttgattgacaacatAGGAAGGTTATTACAAAAATACAACAAAACATCAACATCGTTATGTGATATAGATTGCAATGACATAAAATATGTTTTGTTCAATATTGAAGAACATTGAAGATTTGTATGTCTTGCAATCCATCTCAAAGAATGATGCGTAAGACTTTGAAGCGGCTACTTATAAGCTAGGTTTATAGTAAAATCTAATTAACGAATCATTTAATAGTAAAATATGATAATCTAATCCCTCAATTATTAAATATAACTAAAGGAATAAATGATTAATttaaaaatcaaaaataaaatacaaataaagacatcacttttaaaaaataatataaaatgTTGATGTTGAGATTCGAATCATGTCCTGAAATATTTTTTTCCTCGATTTTATTTAGAAAACAAGGAAATATGTGgtatttattaaaaaataatcTATAACATGACGCGTCTTAACCTTTTATCTCGATTTTTAATAAGATGGGATGAAAGTTTTGTCAGATTATTTGTAGTAGTGTGACCCCAAAGAGAAATTCGATAAATAAAAGAGCTATAAAACTTTATTACCAAATTTTAGTCACCTCCCATATAAAGCTCCAACAGCCCctgaaatatatatatatatatatatatatatatatatatatatatatatatatatatatatatatatatatatatatatatatatatcacgGATATAATATAATAGTGGTTAAACAATACCCGACCGATTACCTAATGTTGAGTAGTATTGTTGTGTCTGAAATCATGCAAAGTAGATATTTTATTTGTGCCAACATCTATGATCAACTCATAGTTCCCTCTGAGAAAATGAAATATTTGATTTATGAGAGCGAAAGTCAATCCATCGTTAAGCTATATATGAATAAAAATAATTTAACAGATAGAAAGCTTGGCGTATCAAAATAATGAATTAGACCAAAAAGTACCGTAAAAGATACAACATGAATCAAATTAAATTCCTAAGCTACTATTTGTTGTAGTGATAAAAATAAATTGATGGAGAGCGATAGCATAGCTGCATGAAATATATTGCACTATATAATTATTTTTCGGTTATTTATTTTGTATAAATTCTCTGTTGAACTTCTATGCTAGAAGGGGATGACATGATTATTGGAAATAATGACCAAACTATAAATGTACATACACTTGCAGAGTCAGATAACTACGAAGTTATGATAATATTCTTCCAATTGCACTCCTCACTATCCTTTTAGAAATGCTTACCCATATCAATATTTTTTATTTGGCCTGTGTACTCTCTTGCATTCACAAGTTGTATAATTATTAGATCTTGTATCAACtttaataaattcaaattaataACAAATGCCttcaattatattaaattaaatatagaTATTACAACTTCTCAAAAACCCTAATAATTTACTAAATTTGTCTTCATATATCATTTGTTTCTAACAAGGCATTGTTTGAACATTAGTCTCACACGAACGAAGAGTATTTGAGTAGGAAATAAATTAAGGATTGGATCCACAATGGCGTGAGCCTATTTCTTCCACCATCGTAAATGTTTCTTCATCCAAACAACAACTATAAATCTTTTGTTCCGTAGAAAAAACTAAAACATTGTCGTTCATGACAGTAAATCCGGTAACATTCACTCTCGCCTTCAAAATCTTTTTGCCATAAACCTGACTTGTAATCTTTTAAAAACCAAATAGTAAAAACAAATTTTCTTGATTTCACTAAGCAAATAGAACGGTTGGAACTTATTACTTTGCCCCAATTAAATATGACCATGTTACACTCTGTGTGAAAACCCTAATGCTTTTGATAATAAAAATGAACCAAAATATCCAAAATTTAAGATTGATGAATTGAACAAGAATTACATGTTTAATGTGAGATTGGAATTTGGATCACTTGAAGAATTTAAAGAAACCTTTTACTACATGGTCAGTATTGAATGAGAGAGAGAGATGTTTATGTCATGTGCAagaaaaaccaaaaaaaaaatctcGCAACATTGATGTTGGACACGCAGCTCAGGAAAATCCACAAGAAATGGAATCTCACTTTGATGATGATCCTGAATTTGAAATGCTTGCAGCAGCCTCTGAGGCAACACAATCTCGGCCAAATGTCAATAATGTTACATTCCTAGTACTCAAAATGAACCTAATCCTATTGGCCAAAGCACACTTGTTCTCAATGCTCAAACAACTGAACTTGTTTCAACTCATTTATATCTAAACTTGGCATGATAAACATCTATAATGCTTCAGTTTGAGGGAGGATATTGAACTAATAAAATATATGCACATCTTATGCCTAAAAGTGTGCATCGATTGCTGTTATTATGCCTAAAATTATGCATTGACTTTACTACTAATTATTTTGCTGTTATTAGTAGCTAAAAAAAATAATTGAATTCAATTATTGAAAATCTAATTGGTTATCCTTTTTcatcttttatttattttcataCTTTGAACGAGTACAAAACGATTTGTCTTGTAACATTCTTTAAAAGAGCTTAGCAAAAGTCTTGGCTGGTAGATTGAAGAGGTTCATTGGTAAGATTATTTCCACCGAGTAGCTTTTGTGTCGTGAAGAAGTATTTTTTATGGGGTTTTGAAGGTTTATGATATTTTAGATTTTGCTAAAAGATCAAAGAAGGATTGCATTGTTATGAAAATAGATTTTGAAATTGCTTAGGATTGTGTGAGTTGGAGTTAGCCGAGGTATCTATCAATATCTATTTGATAGGTTGATGTTTGAGGAGGAATGGGAAAATTGGATGCAGGAAAAGAATTCTATTTGGGCAGCAATCATAAATCTAGGTATCATAATCCCGATTTATCTATGATGAGTAATGGAGGCTTATAGGGTAGGAAAGGTGATTCTATAATTCTGCTTTGAACAAAGATTCGTTTGCAGACAATATTAATTGCGTTTTGGTCTAACAAATGGGCATGGAACCAAATTATCAAAGAGGCATGGAAATATTTAGGTGTGGAATATTAGCAGCAGATAGGACGAAACATAAATATTTGTTACTAGGTTCACTTATAGATTCTCTATTAGCGATGCTTCTAAAATTAATAACTATAATAAATTCAAACACAGTAGCTATATataatttattcaaaattaatAACTAAAGCCTTGAATAATATCAAATATAAATATTACAATTTCTCAAAACTTGGCAGCTTACATCTCCTAGCAAGGCATTGTTTGAACATTAGTCCCACATGGACGAAGAGTGTTTGAGTAGGACATAAAGTAAGGATTAGATCCACAACTGTGTGAGCCTATTTCTTCCGCCATCATAAATGTTTCTCCATCTAAACCACAACTGTAAATTTTTTGTTCCGTAGAAAAAACCAAATCCTTGCCATTCATGATAGTAAATCCGGTAACATGAGCATCTTTCTCTTTTAACCCCAATGCATTCACTCTCACCTTCAAAATCTTTTGCCATAAACATGACTTGTAATCTTTTAAAAACCAAATAGTGAAAACAGACCTTGTTGATTTCACTAAGCAAATAGAACGGTTGGAACTTGTCACTTTGCCCCAATTAAATATGCCCATGTTACACTCCGCGTGAAAACCTTTTATAGCTTCCCTTGGCAACTTAATAATAGTTGAAGTTCCTTTCACAAAATCATAAGCCATTATGTATGGCTTATAAAAAGGACTAAATCTAGTAAAGTAATTAGAGCAATCTGAAATGAAATGAAGTGCTCCATTGTGAAACACCGACATCTCAAATTTCATATTTCTACCACCACATAAAAAGTTGTTTTCCATGGTTCTCCACACACCTTCTTTTCCATGATAAATATTGCATACATAACTATTTGGCGACCAATCCAGTGTGTTTTCAAAAAGAAATATCAAGTAATCATCTGAAGAGTCATCAGAACAATTTAACATGAGATTTATGTTAGAAAACCTGTGATTTTTTCTAAGTGACTCCGGACTAGGAATAGAAAAGAAAGACTTTGTAATTGGATTGCAAATAAACAATTCAACAGGATCATCATTAATAGTATAACAAAGAAGCAAACCATTACTTGAAGCTACAACAATAGCTGAATTAGATAGAAATGTCAGAATATTGTTAGGAACACAAGAAAATTGTTGCTCTTTAGGTAAATGGTGCAACTCGATCCTTTTTTGATACCTTTGACTTATTTGATCATGTTGGAGGAAGAAACATGTATCACTCTTCACTAACATATTACAAAACTGTTTTGTTTTGAAATGAGATTCTTCTTGAAATTTGGAGAATGAACTACAAGTTAACTTAAACTTAAATATGGTTTTTGCAGGTAACCAAGAAAATATCTCATAAGCAATGTCTTCTTGAGACACTTCCATTTTAAATAAGAATGCAAAAATTGAAGGATGAAAAATTGATGAAGATTAGAAAGAATGGAAAAAGAGCACAGAGGACAAACAAACGAATATAAGATGTGTATGATAGTAAGAGTGATGTTAATTGGCATATATATAATAGTGAAGATATCAAGAGAAGTACGAGTAACATGGGGCCAAAGATTTGATTGTTTATATTCAAAAGGATTAGTGGTAACAAACTTTTAATTCTCCTGATTTATTGATCGAATAATTTTCTTGATTTGTTGGAAAACGTGTGCCAGGGTAATGAATATGTTCTGtgatttatttatttactttatattaatcattttttatttataattagGTCAATATAATAATAGGAATTAAATTTATATGTTACTAATGTAATTTTTCTATATTTACATTCAATTAAGATTAAGGTGACAAAATCATAGGTATCTTTTTTTTTAAAGATTATTTGTATATACTAACGGTAAATATAAAAAAGTTAATCAAATATTATAAGTAGAAATATAAAATGTATTGTTGGCTGAAGACTTACCTTActaattgattaaatatttctTCATTATTAACTTCTATTTGGACTAGGTTAAATACATTTTTTTTATCAACTAGATATCCTCTATGTTTGATTAAAATTTAAAATACAATGGATGCTAAAATTCTTCTTCAAATTTTTTAATACTTTTCAACATATGAAGCTAAATTTAAATTCTTAGTTTCTAGTCCAGACAGAGATGTGAGCTATTTTTATGAAAGCACTCTT containing:
- the LOC127087955 gene encoding F-box protein At5g49610-like, which codes for MEVSQEDIAYEIFSWLPAKTIFKFKLTCSSFSKFQEESHFKTKQFCNMLVKSDTCFFLQHDQISQRYQKRIELHHLPKEQQFSCVPNNILTFLSNSAIVVASSNGLLLCYTINDDPVELFICNPITKSFFSIPSPESLRKNHRFSNINLMLNCSDDSSDDYLIFLFENTLDWSPNSYVCNIYHGKEGVWRTMENNFLCGGRNMKFEMSVFHNGALHFISDCSNYFTRFSPFYKPYIMAYDFVKGTSTIIKLPREAIKGFHAECNMGIFNWGKVTSSNRSICLVKSTRSVFTIWFLKDYKSCLWQKILKVRVNALGLKEKDAHVTGFTIMNGKDLVFSTEQKIYSCGLDGETFMMAEEIGSHSCGSNPYFMSYSNTLRPCGTNVQTMPC